The Manihot esculenta cultivar AM560-2 chromosome 17, M.esculenta_v8, whole genome shotgun sequence genome contains the following window.
ATTAAAAGACGATGGATTCGTCGGGGATTTCAACCGGCCGGTGACGGTTGTGGTTGGAAAAGAGAAAAGGGAGTTCTTGGTTGATCCTTTTGTATTGGAAGAGAGTCCATTTCGTGTTCTGATAGAAACAGTCGTGACAAGAAATGATCACAAACAACGACAACAAGAAGATAtgaagagaagagaaaagagatCTGTGATATTTGTGGATGTTGATGCGATTCTGTTTGAGCATATGCTGTGGCTTCTGTATAATGATTGTTCTTCTTTGTTTGAGCTTAATGTTAAAGAGATTATTGACTTCTATGCTCAAGATT
Protein-coding sequences here:
- the LOC110605483 gene encoding uncharacterized protein LOC110605483; this translates as MDCLVLPAVSLLRKRSTGSRLGYQPLKDDGFVGDFNRPVTVVVGKEKREFLVDPFVLEESPFRVLIETVVTRNDHKQRQQEDMKRREKRSVIFVDVDAILFEHMLWLLYNDCSSLFELNVKEIIDFYAQDY